From one Thermomicrobiales bacterium genomic stretch:
- a CDS encoding dipeptide epimerase, whose amino-acid sequence MRITGVELIPIRLPLVEPFIISYGTFPDVESVLVRLETDDGTTGWGEGTPDPHVTGETFGGVLETLRLLAPTLLGRDPLDRTALISDLDRRISGNPTAKAAIDIALHDLVGRATGLPVWALLGGRSRTHLTISRVVSMKTPSEMAADAVAHVGAGFNTVKLKIGDANDVALDIRRVAAVREAVGPDIAIKIDVNQGWRTPGIAIQGARGVAPYLPAYVEQPVDWRDLEGLAEVRRMAGVPIMADEAIHDARDALRAVSLRACDLINIKLMKSGGLLGSLTLNAIAETAGYTCQVGTMVESSIASAAGLHLALALANVHTVEMGGPLMLAEDIGGLSDYYAGEMVRAPAGPGLGIEPDERAIQRFAGQRIWIR is encoded by the coding sequence ATGCGCATCACCGGAGTCGAGCTGATCCCGATTCGCCTGCCGCTTGTCGAGCCATTCATCATCTCCTACGGCACATTTCCCGACGTCGAGTCGGTGCTGGTGCGACTCGAAACGGACGATGGGACGACCGGCTGGGGAGAGGGCACGCCCGACCCACATGTGACCGGCGAGACGTTTGGCGGCGTGCTGGAGACGCTGAGGCTGCTTGCGCCGACCCTGCTCGGCCGCGACCCGCTGGATCGCACCGCGCTCATCTCCGACCTGGACCGACGAATCAGCGGCAACCCGACCGCGAAGGCGGCAATCGATATCGCGCTGCACGACCTCGTCGGCCGCGCCACGGGCCTGCCGGTCTGGGCGCTTCTCGGCGGGCGATCCAGGACACACCTGACGATCTCACGCGTGGTCAGCATGAAGACGCCGAGCGAGATGGCTGCCGACGCGGTCGCCCACGTCGGCGCTGGCTTCAACACGGTCAAGCTGAAGATCGGCGACGCCAACGACGTAGCGCTCGATATCCGGCGCGTCGCCGCGGTCCGCGAGGCGGTCGGGCCGGACATCGCGATCAAGATCGACGTGAACCAGGGCTGGCGCACACCGGGGATCGCGATTCAGGGCGCGCGTGGAGTCGCGCCGTATCTCCCCGCTTATGTCGAGCAACCTGTCGACTGGCGCGACCTGGAGGGACTGGCCGAGGTGCGCCGGATGGCCGGCGTGCCGATCATGGCCGACGAGGCAATCCACGACGCCCGCGACGCGCTACGGGCGGTGTCGCTCCGCGCGTGCGATCTGATCAACATCAAGCTGATGAAGTCGGGCGGGCTGCTTGGCAGTCTGACACTGAACGCTATTGCCGAGACGGCCGGCTATACATGCCAGGTCGGGACGATGGTTGAGTCGTCGATCGCGTCCGCCGCCGGCCTGCATCTCGCCCTCGCGCTGGCAAACGTGCACACGGTTGAGATGGGTGGCCCGCTCATGCTGGCCGAGGACATCGGCGGACTGAGCGACTATTACGCCGGCGAGATGGTGCGGGCGCCAGCAGGGCCGGGACTCGGAATCGAGCCGGATGAGCGCGCGATCCAACGTTTCGCAGGCCAGCGCATCTGGATTCGCTGA
- a CDS encoding MFS transporter codes for MSSSSAMAAPSPTILTRQFLLTCAAGVTLFASFQLLTAVLPLYVRDDLGGSTTAVGLIVGVFSIAALLPRLFIGREIDRTGAKRFLLVGAGLFLLAGILYMFANTVPLVLGVRAVHGLGMACFHTASFAFIAQISPPSRRGEAMGIWGLMSTFATAISPYLGLLIRDATGMTTLFAIAAGGAAAALVLLTFVTDPGPDENVSSASRGGLFEPSVMPAAVLILLSNLVYGAIAAFIIVYAEDRDIANSGLYFTVFAVAVLASRVFGGRLADRLSRLAVVLPTFVLTILAMGTLALTSSLALLLLTGVLFGLAFGAGQPALNAFAVDLVEPARRGAGMATFTSFFEAGIGMGAIGMGAVAGITGYSMMFALTAIFPIIALVYGFAVARPAERAHHQ; via the coding sequence ATGAGCTCGTCGAGCGCGATGGCCGCGCCATCACCGACGATCCTCACCAGGCAATTCCTGCTGACATGCGCGGCCGGCGTGACGCTGTTCGCCTCGTTTCAGCTCCTGACCGCGGTGTTGCCGCTCTATGTCCGCGACGACCTCGGCGGCTCGACGACGGCGGTCGGCCTGATCGTTGGCGTTTTCTCGATCGCCGCGCTACTTCCGCGTCTCTTCATCGGTCGCGAGATCGACCGGACTGGCGCGAAGCGCTTCCTTCTGGTTGGCGCGGGCTTGTTCCTGCTCGCTGGCATCCTCTATATGTTCGCAAACACTGTGCCGCTTGTCCTCGGCGTCCGAGCCGTCCACGGTCTCGGCATGGCCTGCTTCCACACCGCGTCCTTTGCCTTCATCGCGCAGATCTCCCCGCCATCGCGACGCGGCGAGGCAATGGGAATCTGGGGACTGATGTCGACGTTCGCGACCGCGATCAGCCCGTACCTGGGTCTGTTGATCCGTGACGCGACCGGGATGACGACGCTCTTTGCCATCGCGGCGGGTGGCGCGGCCGCTGCGCTGGTGCTGTTGACGTTCGTCACCGACCCCGGTCCCGACGAGAACGTCTCCTCCGCGTCACGTGGCGGCCTCTTCGAGCCATCGGTGATGCCGGCCGCGGTTCTGATCCTGTTGTCGAACCTCGTGTACGGCGCCATCGCAGCCTTCATCATCGTCTACGCCGAGGATCGTGATATCGCCAACTCAGGCCTGTATTTCACCGTCTTCGCGGTCGCTGTCCTCGCCTCACGCGTCTTCGGCGGTCGTCTGGCAGATCGGCTGAGCCGTCTGGCAGTCGTCCTGCCGACGTTCGTCCTGACCATCCTCGCAATGGGGACGCTGGCGTTGACGAGCTCGCTCGCCTTGCTGCTCCTCACTGGCGTGCTCTTCGGGCTGGCCTTCGGGGCGGGGCAGCCAGCGCTCAACGCCTTTGCCGTCGACCTCGTCGAGCCGGCCCGTCGCGGCGCAGGGATGGCGACATTCACGTCGTTTTTCGAGGCCGGCATCGGCATGGGCGCGATCGGTATGGGCGCCGTCGCCGGCATCACTGGCTACTCAATGATGTTCGCGCTCACCGCCATCTTCCCGATCATTGCCCTCGTCTACGGCTTCGCTGTCGCGCGCCCTGCCGAACGAGCGCACCATCAGTGA
- a CDS encoding M14 family metallopeptidase, which yields MDTVGWTADRNGDGFVDDIAPRLVINPPRGMVDRDFCARLIDLAARLGLETHALTLPFAVVAGMARTDDRPDLTVATAGDLPVLPAPTALGDERIGNPGEPSSCLTDLFTIRGALADTDGDLLPDMTRLTFDLPVEMPAQLAASLANFAARVGLETGGVTLPLAREGGSRFVVRPDIGTSRVTAKDGGWLAEGDAIELADLLDRVAGEWPHLAAPECGGVGQSLARLRRWLAGDGPEPNDPGAVLWEREWEADWEVDGAVAAIAELPNNALDGRRLVVFASEPPDIRRELEERLVADLGSRGIDIDIVVLSAFKAGLSWLREVVTPALVALPASPARVRIAYRRMAEVNTLDMPIRWLQELFPGPELMAAELGIDPGAIEMVEAGDDTPATFVADAFDAEGASLGRWTCTPPWRAQPFVPALGDEPGRVVVTTGGVMAADGDSWRELARVPTDLETFWEFWQGVVVPDLLRLVEEAGARAVSQPFFGELLAEVWVSEPNERLGVREENDSAAEALAEDIYFTTLDAIELFGQRQTGDTLSAPGAIVPIVRVSPGAAPCARVTLRAAPSRPSLPYPDLRVAELRLDGNHLAMSIVATVDGDPAATLARLQQLATMELTDGRDLIAARVVLNDTTVDLTLSLTSPLVSGPSSPGPRPSMTANLHGDAIVEMAESLAAAPEVTAWIEDWSYQSRPIPALSLAAPCEGRLRSPLKAAILKPTYLIVARHHANEISSTNAAFQLAWLCANEPHWRRYLDAVNIVILPYENPDGAALHAMLASFPESQTWKHHPARYNALGFEYGADHLNPDSRFGEARARGSLWRRWLPDVVVDNHGVPSHEWVQPFAGYGSPPRFRVSYWIVQALLYGIASYLDDPDAPEQRASVDALRDAVSAKVRDSDIGDWNRVYGASYRAWGQSREPERFPGAFHDDMLWHVAALEPGSPYRGFHLLYPRTTALSWITEVNDETAEGEHLERVARAHLLANEATLDLLVAAASPPEARAIDHGDGATTWRVGRRRPLLVRG from the coding sequence GTGGATACAGTTGGATGGACTGCCGATCGTAACGGCGACGGTTTCGTAGACGATATCGCGCCGAGGCTTGTCATCAATCCACCGCGGGGCATGGTTGATCGCGACTTCTGCGCGCGACTGATCGACCTCGCCGCGCGGCTCGGCCTGGAGACGCACGCGCTGACGCTGCCGTTCGCCGTCGTGGCCGGCATGGCCAGGACGGACGATCGGCCAGACCTGACAGTCGCGACTGCCGGCGATCTCCCCGTCCTTCCGGCGCCAACCGCGTTGGGCGACGAGCGAATCGGGAACCCGGGAGAACCGTCCTCCTGTCTCACTGATCTGTTCACGATCCGTGGCGCGCTTGCCGACACCGATGGCGACCTGCTGCCGGACATGACCCGGCTGACCTTCGACCTGCCGGTCGAGATGCCGGCCCAGCTCGCGGCGTCGCTAGCCAATTTCGCGGCGCGCGTCGGGCTGGAGACCGGCGGCGTCACTCTGCCACTGGCCCGAGAAGGTGGATCGCGATTCGTCGTCCGGCCCGATATCGGCACGTCCCGTGTCACCGCAAAGGACGGCGGCTGGCTGGCAGAAGGTGACGCGATCGAGCTTGCCGATCTGCTCGACCGGGTCGCCGGCGAGTGGCCGCACCTGGCTGCGCCGGAATGCGGCGGAGTCGGCCAGTCCCTGGCCCGGCTTCGGCGCTGGCTGGCCGGGGACGGTCCCGAGCCGAACGATCCCGGCGCGGTGCTCTGGGAGCGCGAATGGGAAGCCGACTGGGAGGTCGACGGCGCTGTGGCGGCGATCGCGGAGTTGCCGAATAACGCGTTGGATGGTCGCCGGCTGGTCGTCTTCGCCAGCGAGCCGCCCGACATCCGGCGTGAGCTGGAAGAACGACTCGTGGCCGATCTGGGCTCGCGGGGGATCGACATCGACATCGTCGTCCTCTCCGCGTTCAAGGCCGGCCTGTCCTGGCTGCGCGAGGTCGTCACGCCGGCGCTCGTCGCGCTCCCTGCGTCGCCTGCCCGCGTGCGGATCGCCTACCGCCGGATGGCCGAGGTGAACACGCTCGACATGCCGATTCGCTGGCTCCAGGAGCTGTTCCCCGGCCCGGAGCTGATGGCTGCTGAGCTGGGCATCGATCCGGGCGCGATCGAGATGGTCGAAGCAGGTGATGACACGCCGGCTACCTTCGTTGCCGACGCGTTCGATGCCGAGGGCGCAAGCCTGGGTCGCTGGACCTGCACTCCGCCGTGGCGCGCACAACCGTTCGTTCCGGCGCTGGGAGACGAGCCGGGGCGCGTCGTTGTCACGACCGGGGGCGTGATGGCCGCCGATGGCGATTCCTGGCGCGAGCTGGCGCGCGTGCCGACCGATCTCGAGACGTTCTGGGAGTTCTGGCAGGGTGTGGTGGTTCCCGATCTCTTGCGGCTGGTTGAGGAGGCCGGCGCGCGAGCCGTGTCGCAGCCATTCTTCGGCGAGCTGTTGGCGGAGGTCTGGGTCAGCGAGCCGAACGAGCGGCTCGGTGTCCGCGAGGAGAACGACTCGGCGGCGGAAGCGTTGGCCGAGGATATCTACTTCACGACGCTCGACGCGATCGAGCTGTTCGGGCAGCGCCAGACCGGTGACACGCTCTCCGCGCCGGGCGCAATCGTCCCGATCGTCCGGGTCAGTCCCGGCGCGGCCCCGTGCGCACGGGTCACCCTCCGCGCGGCCCCGTCGCGTCCGTCGCTTCCGTATCCGGATTTGCGTGTTGCCGAGCTCCGGCTCGACGGCAATCACCTGGCGATGTCGATTGTTGCGACCGTCGACGGCGATCCCGCTGCGACCCTTGCCCGTCTCCAACAACTGGCGACGATGGAGCTTACCGACGGACGCGACTTGATCGCGGCACGTGTCGTCCTCAACGACACAACCGTCGACCTGACGCTCTCCCTTACGTCCCCGCTCGTCTCCGGTCCCTCATCCCCCGGCCCTCGCCCGTCGATGACGGCGAATCTGCACGGCGATGCCATCGTCGAGATGGCGGAGTCGCTGGCTGCTGCGCCGGAGGTGACTGCCTGGATCGAGGACTGGTCGTATCAGAGCCGGCCGATCCCGGCGCTGTCACTGGCTGCGCCGTGCGAGGGGCGGTTGCGTTCGCCACTCAAGGCAGCGATCCTCAAGCCGACCTACCTGATCGTGGCCCGTCACCATGCGAACGAAATCTCCAGCACGAACGCCGCGTTCCAGCTCGCCTGGCTCTGCGCGAATGAGCCACACTGGCGACGCTACCTGGATGCGGTCAACATCGTCATCCTCCCGTACGAGAATCCCGACGGCGCGGCCCTCCACGCCATGTTGGCGAGCTTCCCCGAGTCGCAGACCTGGAAGCACCACCCGGCGCGATACAACGCGCTCGGCTTCGAGTACGGCGCTGACCACCTCAACCCGGACAGCCGCTTCGGCGAGGCCCGGGCACGCGGGTCGCTCTGGCGGCGCTGGTTGCCCGATGTCGTCGTCGACAATCACGGGGTGCCGTCACACGAGTGGGTCCAGCCGTTCGCTGGCTACGGCTCACCGCCGCGCTTCCGTGTCTCCTACTGGATCGTTCAGGCGTTACTCTACGGGATCGCGTCGTACCTCGATGACCCGGATGCGCCAGAGCAGCGCGCATCGGTCGACGCCCTGCGCGACGCCGTCTCGGCGAAGGTCCGGGATAGCGATATCGGCGATTGGAACCGTGTCTACGGCGCGAGCTACCGCGCGTGGGGCCAGTCGCGCGAGCCGGAACGCTTCCCCGGCGCGTTCCACGACGACATGCTCTGGCACGTTGCGGCTCTCGAGCCCGGGTCGCCCTATCGCGGCTTTCACCTGCTCTACCCGCGCACGACGGCCCTCTCCTGGATCACCGAGGTGAACGACGAGACGGCCGAAGGGGAGCATCTGGAGCGAGTGGCCCGCGCCCATCTGCTGGCCAACGAGGCGACGCTCGACCTGCTGGTCGCTGCCGCATCGCCGCCCGAAGCGCGGGCGATCGATCACGGTGACGGAGCGACAACCTGGCGGGTCGGTCGCCGGAGGCCGTTACTGGTGCGTGGCTAA
- a CDS encoding hydantoinase B/oxoprolinase family protein has protein sequence MSSQPEAPVVDPVSLEIFRSALTAIAEEMGAVLTRSSYSPNIKERRDFSCALFDRHGRLVAQAAHIPVHLGSMPDSVAAALAEFERFLPGDVIALNDPFLGGTHLPDITLISPLFVRQSGERVLAGFAANRAHHADIGGISAGSMPIATEIYQEGIIIPPIKLWEAGEPNQAALRLLLRNVRTPDERRGDLTAQVAANRTAARRVQELVERAGLATLNAHIDALIDYGERITRATIEQIPDGVFTFTDYLDDDGVSAEPIAICATVTVRGGDMTVDFTGTAPESRGSINAVAAVAKSASYYVVRCLMPEDAPSNHGTFAPVTVIAPAGTVVNARPPRPVAGGNVETSQRITDVIFGALAQALPDIIPAASQGTMNNVTAGGTDPRTGQPFAYYETMGGGMGARPGLDGLSGVHVHMSNTLNTPVEAFEFAYPMRITEYRLRDGSGGAGAARGGDGLVREIAFETLTEVTLLTERRRIAPWGLQGGEPGERGANVLLRDGVEEPLPGKVRFMAEPGDRLSIRSPGGGGWGRPTSR, from the coding sequence ATGAGTAGCCAACCTGAAGCGCCGGTCGTCGATCCGGTCAGTCTGGAGATCTTCCGCAGCGCGCTGACGGCGATTGCCGAGGAGATGGGGGCGGTGCTGACGCGCAGCTCCTATTCGCCGAACATCAAGGAGCGGCGCGACTTCTCATGCGCACTGTTCGATCGACACGGCCGGCTGGTCGCCCAGGCGGCGCACATCCCGGTTCACCTCGGGTCGATGCCGGATTCCGTCGCAGCCGCGCTGGCGGAGTTCGAGCGATTCCTGCCCGGCGATGTGATCGCGCTGAACGACCCGTTTCTCGGTGGCACCCATCTGCCGGATATCACGTTGATCTCACCGCTATTCGTCCGGCAGTCTGGCGAGCGGGTGCTGGCTGGTTTCGCCGCAAACCGCGCCCACCACGCCGACATCGGCGGCATCTCGGCCGGCTCGATGCCGATCGCCACGGAGATCTATCAGGAGGGGATCATCATCCCGCCGATCAAGCTGTGGGAGGCGGGTGAGCCGAACCAGGCGGCGCTGCGGCTGCTGTTGCGCAACGTCCGCACGCCCGACGAGCGGCGGGGCGACCTCACCGCTCAGGTCGCCGCCAACCGCACCGCCGCCCGCCGCGTCCAGGAGCTCGTCGAGCGGGCCGGCCTCGCGACGCTCAACGCCCATATCGACGCGCTGATCGACTACGGCGAGCGGATCACTCGCGCAACGATCGAGCAGATCCCCGATGGCGTGTTTACGTTCACTGACTATCTCGACGACGATGGCGTCTCTGCGGAGCCGATCGCGATCTGCGCGACCGTCACTGTCCGCGGCGGTGACATGACCGTCGACTTCACCGGCACAGCGCCCGAATCGCGCGGCAGCATCAACGCCGTCGCGGCCGTCGCCAAGTCGGCCTCGTATTATGTCGTTCGGTGTCTGATGCCCGAGGATGCGCCGTCCAACCACGGCACCTTCGCGCCGGTCACGGTGATTGCGCCGGCCGGGACCGTTGTGAACGCCCGTCCACCACGGCCAGTGGCCGGAGGCAACGTCGAGACCTCCCAGCGCATCACCGATGTCATCTTCGGCGCGCTGGCTCAGGCGCTGCCGGACATCATCCCCGCCGCCAGCCAGGGGACGATGAACAACGTCACGGCCGGCGGGACTGACCCACGCACCGGCCAGCCGTTCGCCTACTACGAGACGATGGGTGGCGGAATGGGCGCTCGGCCGGGGCTGGACGGTCTCTCCGGAGTCCATGTCCACATGAGCAACACGCTGAACACCCCGGTCGAGGCGTTCGAGTTCGCCTACCCGATGCGGATCACCGAGTACCGGCTCCGAGATGGCTCCGGCGGGGCTGGCGCAGCGCGCGGCGGTGACGGGCTGGTTCGCGAGATCGCCTTCGAGACGCTGACTGAAGTCACACTGCTGACCGAACGTCGCCGAATCGCGCCGTGGGGCCTCCAGGGCGGCGAACCGGGCGAGCGAGGGGCAAACGTCCTGCTGCGCGATGGCGTCGAAGAACCACTGCCCGGCAAGGTGCGCTTCATGGCCGAGCCAGGCGACCGTCTCTCGATCCGATCGCCAGGCGGCGGCGGCTGGGGCCGGCCAACATCTCGCTAG